A single Corynebacterium stationis DNA region contains:
- a CDS encoding adenosylmethionine--8-amino-7-oxononanoate transaminase, producing the protein MDGNAVRDVDSAHIWHPYAAPGQDVFVVASANAVYLTMADGAELIDGMSSWWSAAHGHRHPRFVAAAKKQIDTMSHVMFGGLTHAPAAQLTKNLMHLTGGAYSQVFYSDSGSVAVEVAMKMALQWARGRGKKGDRFLTWRSGYHGDTFATMSVCDPVGGMHAMWGPNVLTEQVFADAPPVRGASAAQRAKYLERLEQLIDESIVALLIEPVVQGAGGMRFHDHELLVGVREICDRNDVLLIADEIATGFGRTGDLFATHAAGITSDIMCVGKALTGGFMSLAATLATPKVVEAMQPKALMHGPTFMANPLACAVAAEATALIAEGAWREDVPRIEEGLRAGLSKAEELPGVVDVRVLGAIGVIEMAHDVDMAATTAAAMRNGVWLRPFGRLIYAMPPFISTDDEVAQIARAMVAAAESA; encoded by the coding sequence ATGGACGGCAATGCCGTTCGCGATGTTGATTCCGCGCACATTTGGCATCCCTACGCCGCACCGGGCCAAGACGTCTTTGTGGTCGCAAGTGCAAATGCCGTGTATCTCACCATGGCGGACGGAGCAGAGCTGATTGATGGAATGTCATCGTGGTGGTCTGCCGCCCATGGGCATAGGCATCCGCGGTTTGTGGCAGCCGCGAAGAAGCAGATAGACACAATGAGCCACGTCATGTTCGGTGGGCTTACCCACGCACCGGCCGCGCAGCTGACGAAGAACCTGATGCATCTCACCGGTGGCGCGTATTCCCAGGTCTTTTACTCGGATTCGGGCTCGGTCGCCGTAGAGGTTGCCATGAAAATGGCGCTGCAGTGGGCACGCGGGCGCGGCAAGAAGGGGGACCGGTTCTTAACGTGGAGGTCCGGGTACCACGGGGATACTTTCGCGACGATGAGCGTGTGCGATCCAGTCGGTGGAATGCACGCCATGTGGGGACCTAATGTTCTGACCGAACAAGTTTTTGCGGATGCGCCACCGGTTCGCGGGGCTTCGGCGGCACAGCGAGCGAAGTACTTGGAGCGCCTAGAGCAGCTTATCGATGAGTCAATAGTCGCCCTCCTCATTGAACCCGTAGTTCAAGGCGCTGGCGGGATGCGGTTTCATGACCATGAACTGCTCGTTGGGGTGCGCGAAATATGCGACCGCAACGACGTATTGCTCATCGCTGATGAGATCGCTACCGGGTTTGGCCGTACCGGTGATCTTTTTGCCACGCATGCTGCTGGAATTACTTCTGACATAATGTGCGTGGGAAAGGCGCTGACTGGTGGTTTCATGTCGCTGGCGGCAACGCTGGCTACACCGAAGGTGGTGGAAGCGATGCAGCCTAAAGCGCTGATGCACGGCCCAACTTTCATGGCCAACCCACTGGCATGTGCAGTAGCGGCGGAAGCAACAGCGCTGATTGCGGAAGGTGCGTGGAGAGAAGACGTACCGCGTATTGAAGAGGGGCTGCGCGCCGGGCTGTCCAAGGCAGAAGAGCTTCCAGGAGTTGTGGATGTCCGCGTCCTCGGCGCCATCGGCGTGATTGAAATGGCGCATGACGTAGATATGGCAGCTACTACCGCAGCTGCAATGCGCAATGGTGTGTGGCTGCGGCCTTTCGGCCGACTGATTTATGCCATGCCGCCGTTTATCTCAACGGATGATGAAGTTGCACAAATTGCACGCGCAATGGTCGCAGCAGCGGAAAGCGCATAA
- a CDS encoding peptide MFS transporter, whose translation MTIIEHHSIKSSMACSIVPTIAGVEMWERFSFYGMQAILAYYLYSTVTDGGLGMEQTHATALLGAYGSLLYLFTFVGGWIADHLLGAERTLLTGALMLVFGHLCLSLVPGYTGLIAGLLPIAAGSGLLKTAAITILGAAFASTPGARDASFQVFYCGINIGGLFGPLLTGWLAQHYNYHMGFMAAGMLMIIGLLSYAVGRRFILKNADDRLKDVIAKPAHPLGKQDYYRTAAAALACCIAGICAVLWLDPTTISYVLLALTVAVAGFLMWTMFRSPLVTAAERIKVREFLPIFVCSVVYWCLQSQIYGVLAVYSEQRLNREVFGFLVPAAWTQSLNPLFILLFSPMLAALFLRYSMFSPHNRTLTSIGVIIAGAGMFLLLPFTGMGPGSTPFLILGGTILLMTLGELFVGPVAMAAAGTHAPRAFNTRFSAVYFLTMAIGSSLAGALSTFYDPNSPAGETFYLAVVGIAPVALGAILLMCARMRRP comes from the coding sequence ATGACCATAATTGAACACCATTCAATAAAATCTTCGATGGCCTGCTCCATCGTCCCCACCATCGCCGGGGTAGAGATGTGGGAACGCTTCAGCTTCTACGGAATGCAGGCGATTTTGGCCTACTACCTGTATTCAACAGTCACCGACGGCGGCCTTGGCATGGAACAAACCCATGCCACCGCACTACTTGGTGCCTACGGCAGCTTGCTTTACCTGTTCACATTTGTCGGTGGATGGATTGCGGACCATCTCTTAGGGGCGGAACGAACACTTCTGACCGGCGCATTAATGCTGGTGTTCGGACACCTGTGCCTGTCACTTGTCCCCGGGTACACAGGACTTATTGCAGGGCTTCTGCCCATCGCCGCGGGTTCTGGCCTACTTAAGACTGCAGCCATCACCATCTTGGGTGCAGCATTTGCGTCCACCCCCGGCGCGCGCGATGCCAGTTTCCAGGTCTTTTATTGCGGGATTAACATCGGAGGTCTTTTCGGCCCGCTTCTGACCGGTTGGCTGGCCCAGCACTACAACTACCACATGGGTTTTATGGCAGCTGGCATGCTCATGATCATCGGGCTTTTAAGCTATGCCGTTGGGCGTCGCTTTATTCTCAAAAATGCGGATGACCGGCTCAAAGATGTCATCGCAAAGCCTGCACATCCATTAGGAAAACAGGACTATTATCGGACTGCAGCCGCCGCTCTCGCGTGTTGCATTGCCGGAATATGCGCAGTTCTATGGCTGGATCCCACCACCATTTCTTACGTTCTCCTAGCCCTGACAGTGGCCGTAGCTGGTTTCCTCATGTGGACCATGTTCCGCTCGCCACTGGTTACCGCGGCAGAGCGCATCAAGGTGCGTGAATTTCTTCCCATCTTCGTATGCTCTGTGGTCTATTGGTGCCTGCAATCGCAGATCTATGGTGTCCTCGCTGTCTATTCAGAGCAACGCTTAAACCGTGAGGTCTTCGGATTCCTCGTTCCGGCAGCGTGGACTCAGTCCTTAAACCCGCTATTCATCTTGTTATTTAGCCCAATGCTTGCAGCACTTTTCCTGCGCTATTCAATGTTCTCCCCACACAACCGCACACTGACAAGCATTGGCGTCATCATTGCTGGCGCCGGGATGTTTCTCTTGCTCCCCTTTACTGGCATGGGCCCCGGCTCGACTCCATTCCTAATTCTTGGCGGGACTATTTTGCTCATGACACTGGGCGAGCTTTTCGTCGGGCCCGTCGCGATGGCTGCCGCCGGCACTCATGCTCCCCGCGCTTTTAACACTCGGTTCTCAGCAGTTTATTTTCTCACGATGGCCATTGGCTCATCACTCGCCGGCGCTCTTTCGACGTTCTACGATCCAAATTCCCCAGCTGGGGAAACTTTCTATCTAGCCGTGGTTGGAATTGCGCCCGTCGCGCTGGGCGCAATTCTTCTTATGTGTGCACGGATGCGCCGCCCATAG
- a CDS encoding HNH endonuclease family protein produces MTKGLKRVATVAVQILILLAIIIGVAFYNDADSRNAQPGSVETFVKTAPATQEATASQPDASNHYVQALDSLRVAGRAPKTGYERELFGQAWSDDVTVEFGHNGCDTRNDILRRDLVNTEIKEGTYGCVVLSGTLHDAYSGETIDFTRGRSTSSEVQIDHIVALADAWQKGAQQWDEETRRNFANDPRNLRAVKGRLNAQKGAGDAATWLPPQRQHRCEYARDIIDVKSEYGLWVTPAEKDALHTQLATCTN; encoded by the coding sequence ATGACTAAAGGTTTAAAGCGTGTGGCAACGGTTGCTGTTCAAATTCTCATTCTCTTAGCAATCATCATTGGCGTTGCTTTTTACAATGACGCCGATTCCCGGAATGCCCAGCCTGGTTCGGTTGAAACTTTCGTGAAAACAGCACCAGCTACGCAGGAAGCTACCGCTTCCCAGCCGGATGCTTCGAATCACTACGTCCAAGCCCTAGACAGCCTGCGCGTTGCAGGACGTGCGCCAAAGACCGGTTATGAACGTGAGCTTTTTGGCCAGGCATGGAGCGATGATGTCACGGTGGAATTTGGCCACAACGGCTGCGATACCCGCAATGATATTTTGCGCCGCGACCTGGTCAACACAGAAATTAAAGAAGGCACCTACGGCTGCGTGGTTTTATCAGGCACGCTGCATGACGCTTACAGTGGTGAGACTATCGATTTCACCCGCGGGCGTTCGACATCTTCGGAAGTTCAAATTGACCACATCGTGGCGCTTGCCGATGCCTGGCAAAAAGGCGCGCAGCAATGGGACGAGGAAACGCGTCGCAACTTTGCCAACGACCCGCGCAATCTGCGCGCGGTAAAAGGTCGCCTAAATGCACAAAAGGGCGCTGGCGATGCCGCGACCTGGCTCCCACCGCAGCGTCAGCACCGTTGCGAATACGCCCGCGACATCATTGACGTGAAGTCCGAATACGGATTGTGGGTAACCCCCGCAGAAAAAGACGCGCTACACACCCAGCTCGCTACCTGCACAAACTAA
- a CDS encoding GntR family transcriptional regulator, which produces MPETRPIYQRLAAGIRDQISSGLLPEGERAPSTNELSAFHSVNPTTSAKALTLLVDEGLLEKRRGLGMFVVHGAREKVRATRRENLAASFIRPLLDEARALGLSDAELDRLLDEERNRL; this is translated from the coding sequence ATGCCTGAAACTCGACCCATCTATCAGCGCCTCGCCGCGGGTATTCGCGACCAGATTTCTTCTGGTCTTTTGCCCGAAGGCGAACGCGCGCCGTCCACGAATGAACTCTCTGCGTTTCATTCGGTCAACCCAACCACAAGTGCCAAAGCGCTTACGCTGCTTGTCGACGAAGGCTTGCTCGAAAAGCGTCGCGGCCTAGGGATGTTCGTAGTCCATGGTGCTCGTGAGAAAGTTCGTGCCACCCGGCGCGAAAATCTTGCCGCCAGCTTTATTCGTCCGCTTCTTGATGAAGCACGCGCACTTGGTTTAAGCGACGCGGAACTCGACCGTCTCCTCGATGAGGAAAGGAACCGACTATGA
- a CDS encoding ATP-binding cassette domain-containing protein, with translation MTLDISPGAYGLIGPNAAGKTTLLRKLHAQGNASIAPSAADATFAGYTVADHLVCARLARPNFDDALASRILGDIPLKARFASLSAGQRRLLTLASTLASDKPMLLLDEPLDGLDIDSRTMLREVFIELLAESERILVIATHRAEDLVGLVDHVITVHDNSVSAPVELDILRENFPTLTGSTAVIEEIVSRKKVVDKRALGGISAVTLAEALSSSETVRAQTEGIDISTADDPTLINLLASTERN, from the coding sequence ATGACCCTCGACATCTCCCCTGGCGCCTATGGCCTCATTGGCCCTAATGCGGCGGGTAAAACCACGTTGCTGCGAAAACTTCATGCCCAAGGCAATGCGTCCATTGCACCATCGGCTGCCGATGCCACGTTCGCTGGTTACACGGTTGCCGACCACCTGGTGTGTGCTCGCCTTGCTCGTCCTAACTTTGATGATGCGCTCGCATCGCGCATCCTCGGTGACATCCCGCTTAAGGCACGGTTTGCATCGTTAAGCGCTGGGCAGCGTCGCTTGCTTACTTTGGCGAGCACCCTGGCATCCGATAAACCAATGCTGCTTCTCGATGAACCACTCGATGGATTAGACATCGATTCCCGAACGATGCTGCGCGAGGTCTTCATCGAATTGCTCGCCGAATCCGAGCGCATTCTCGTGATTGCTACACACCGCGCCGAGGACCTCGTGGGCCTTGTCGACCACGTCATTACCGTTCATGACAACAGTGTGTCCGCCCCCGTGGAATTAGATATCCTCCGCGAGAATTTCCCAACACTTACTGGCTCTACAGCTGTTATTGAAGAGATTGTCTCGCGGAAGAAGGTCGTCGACAAGCGGGCTTTAGGCGGTATTTCCGCAGTCACCCTGGCCGAAGCATTGTCTTCTTCGGAAACTGTTCGCGCACAGACAGAGGGCATCGATATTTCGACTGCCGATGACCCCACGCTTATCAACTTGCTAGCTTCTACCGAAAGGAACTGA